In Mycobacterium sp. Aquia_216, a genomic segment contains:
- a CDS encoding cysteine hydrolase family protein — translation MSDTAVLVVDMMNDYQHPDAEELIPNVGEIIDPLAALVRCARESEDVDLIYVNDNYGDFTAEFSDLVESACHGARPELVDPIVPAKGSRVMTKVRHSAFYSTSLEYLLNRLGTERLILTGQVTEQCILYTALDAYVRHLQIVVPTDAVAHIDEQLGTAALKMMERNMSAELTTAADCLG, via the coding sequence ATGAGTGATACCGCTGTCTTGGTGGTCGACATGATGAACGATTATCAGCATCCCGACGCCGAAGAACTGATACCCAATGTCGGCGAAATTATCGATCCGCTGGCCGCTCTGGTCCGATGCGCCCGCGAGTCCGAGGACGTCGATCTGATTTATGTGAACGACAACTACGGTGACTTCACCGCCGAATTCTCCGACCTCGTCGAATCAGCGTGCCACGGCGCACGTCCCGAGCTGGTGGACCCGATCGTGCCGGCGAAGGGCAGCCGGGTGATGACCAAGGTTCGCCACAGCGCGTTCTATTCGACCTCGCTGGAATACCTACTCAATCGCCTCGGCACCGAGCGGTTGATCCTGACCGGGCAGGTTACCGAGCAGTGCATCCTGTACACCGCCCTCGACGCCTATGTGCGCCATTTGCAGATCGTCGTTCCGACGGACGCGGTCGCCCACATCGACGAACAGTTGGGCACGGCGGCGCTCAAGATGATGGAGCGGAACATGTCGGCGGAACTGACGACGGCCGCAGACTGCCTCGGTTAA
- a CDS encoding NAD(+) synthase yields the protein MDFYNSYSHGFVRVAACTHHTTLGDPAANAASVLRLAGECHDEGVALAVFPELTLSGYSIEDIVLQDLLLDDVEAALADVVASSADLLPVLVVGAPLRSRQRIYNTAVVVHRGAVLGVVPKSYLPTYREFYERRQLTPGDDERGVIRIGDIEAPFGPDLLFAASDLSDFVLHVEICEDMFVPIPPSAEAALAGATVLANLSGSPITIGRAEDRALLARSASSRCLAAYVYAAAGAGESTTDLAWDGQTMIFENGVLLAESERFPKGERRSVADVDTGLLRSERLRMGTFDDNRRHHRPSAESFRRIEFRLDPPAGDIGLRRTIERFPFVPADPKRLEQDCYEGYNIQVSGLEQRLRALDFPKVVIGISGGLDSTHALIVAARAMDRENRPRSDILAFTLPGFATGDRTKRNATELCRALGVTFSEIDIRDTAQLMLKEMDHPFSRGEKVYDVTFENVQAGLRTDYLFRLANQRGGIVLGTGDLSELGLGWSTYGVGDQMSHYNVNAGVPKTLIQHLIRWVIASGQFESDVTEVLQSVLDTEITPELIPSGEEEELQSSEAKVGPFALQDFSLFHVLRYGFRPSKIAFLAWHAWSDPERGRWPVGFPEDKRPSYPLKEIRHWLQIFVQRFYSFSQFKRSALPNGPKVSHGGALSPRGDWRAPSDMSARIWLDEIDREVPED from the coding sequence ATGGACTTTTACAACAGTTACAGCCACGGGTTCGTCCGGGTCGCCGCGTGCACACACCACACGACGCTCGGCGATCCGGCGGCCAATGCTGCGTCGGTGTTGCGGTTGGCCGGCGAGTGCCATGACGAGGGTGTCGCCCTGGCCGTCTTCCCGGAATTGACGCTGTCCGGCTACTCGATCGAGGACATCGTCCTGCAAGACCTCTTGCTCGACGACGTCGAAGCGGCGCTTGCCGACGTCGTCGCCAGCTCTGCCGACCTACTGCCCGTCCTGGTCGTCGGCGCCCCCCTGCGCTCCCGGCAGCGCATCTACAACACCGCGGTCGTCGTCCACCGAGGCGCGGTGCTCGGGGTGGTACCCAAGTCGTATCTGCCCACCTATCGCGAGTTCTACGAGCGCCGCCAACTCACACCCGGCGACGACGAGCGCGGCGTCATCCGCATCGGCGATATCGAGGCGCCATTCGGACCCGATCTGCTGTTCGCGGCATCCGACCTGTCCGATTTCGTGCTGCACGTCGAAATCTGCGAGGACATGTTCGTGCCGATTCCGCCGAGTGCGGAAGCGGCGCTGGCCGGTGCGACGGTGCTGGCGAACCTATCCGGCAGCCCGATCACGATCGGGCGTGCCGAGGACCGTGCGCTGCTGGCCCGTTCGGCGTCGTCGCGATGCCTGGCCGCCTACGTCTATGCCGCCGCAGGGGCGGGCGAGTCGACGACCGACCTGGCCTGGGACGGGCAGACCATGATCTTCGAAAACGGGGTGCTGCTGGCCGAATCCGAGCGCTTCCCGAAGGGAGAACGTCGTTCGGTGGCCGATGTCGACACCGGGCTGCTTCGCTCGGAGCGGCTCCGGATGGGAACTTTCGACGACAACCGGCGCCATCATCGCCCGTCGGCGGAGTCCTTCCGGCGCATCGAGTTTCGGCTCGATCCGCCCGCCGGTGACATCGGACTACGGCGAACGATCGAGCGCTTTCCGTTCGTCCCCGCGGATCCGAAACGGCTGGAACAGGATTGCTACGAGGGCTATAACATCCAGGTGTCCGGGCTCGAACAACGGTTGCGTGCGCTGGACTTCCCGAAGGTTGTCATCGGGATCTCCGGTGGGCTGGATTCGACGCACGCGCTTATCGTCGCCGCGCGCGCGATGGACCGTGAGAACCGGCCCCGCAGCGACATTCTCGCGTTCACCCTGCCGGGTTTCGCGACGGGCGATCGCACCAAACGCAATGCGACCGAGCTGTGCCGCGCGCTCGGCGTGACCTTCTCCGAAATCGACATCCGCGACACGGCACAGCTGATGCTCAAAGAGATGGATCACCCGTTCTCCCGCGGCGAGAAGGTCTACGACGTTACCTTCGAGAACGTTCAGGCCGGCCTGCGCACCGACTACCTGTTCCGGCTGGCCAATCAGCGCGGCGGCATCGTGCTGGGTACCGGCGATCTCTCCGAGCTCGGACTGGGCTGGTCGACATACGGTGTCGGCGACCAGATGTCGCACTACAACGTCAACGCGGGAGTACCCAAGACGCTGATCCAGCACCTGATTCGCTGGGTGATCGCATCGGGGCAGTTCGAGTCGGACGTCACCGAGGTGCTGCAGTCGGTGCTCGACACCGAGATCACTCCCGAACTCATTCCGAGCGGCGAGGAAGAAGAGCTGCAGAGCAGCGAAGCCAAGGTCGGACCCTTCGCCTTGCAAGACTTTTCGCTGTTTCATGTGCTGCGCTACGGATTCAGGCCGTCTAAGATCGCGTTCTTGGCCTGGCATGCGTGGAGCGATCCCGAGCGTGGCCGCTGGCCGGTGGGGTTCCCCGAGGACAAGCGGCCGTCGTATCCGCTCAAGGAGATCCGACACTGGCTGCAGATCTTCGTGCAGCGGTTCTACTCGTTCAGTCAGTTCAAACGTTCGGCGTTGCCCAACGGTCCCAAGGTGTCCCACGGCGGCGCGCTGTCGCCGCGCGGAGACTGGCGTGCCCCGTCGGACATGTCCGCGCGTATCTGGCTCGACGAGATCGACCGCGAGGTGCCCGAAGACTGA
- a CDS encoding aminotransferase-like domain-containing protein, which produces MPPSRYTTIVDQLTEQIRNGRLPPGTRLPTHRELARRHGIALATATRVYAQLGRAGLVAGEPGRGTFVRDQGGYGGLDGRRIPPASRVADLSFNQPLSADQTEQLRGALRHLAATGDLQSVLIQHSPGGRTSDKSAVATYLLDRGIDVPPNNVVLTAGSQHGLDIALRVLARPGAIIAVEELTYPGIKLIADDRALELVSFPSGPDGPDLDALAALCSTRPVVAVYTMPTLHNPLGYVMSREQRSRLAEITRRHDCAVIEDGTYAFLEPHSGPTMYTLAPERTLHVAGLSKNVATGLRFGFVVVPDEHISRAKQAVRTSSWGTSSLVSTLVTGWLADGTVTRLEKQRRNDARERQGITRRALKGLQYHAHSSCYYGWLPLPENVRGDYVAHELADQGILVSTAEAFCVTAHPPNALRLALGTPSLTELANALDRVREVVLSAPS; this is translated from the coding sequence GTGCCGCCCAGTCGCTACACCACGATCGTGGATCAGCTGACCGAGCAGATCCGCAACGGTCGGCTGCCACCCGGCACCCGGCTGCCCACCCATCGGGAACTGGCCCGCCGGCATGGCATCGCCCTGGCCACCGCGACTCGCGTCTATGCCCAGCTCGGCCGGGCGGGCCTGGTCGCCGGTGAGCCGGGTCGCGGCACGTTCGTCCGCGACCAGGGTGGCTACGGTGGACTGGACGGGCGCCGAATCCCGCCGGCATCCCGAGTTGCCGACTTGTCGTTCAACCAGCCGTTATCCGCCGATCAGACCGAACAGTTGCGTGGGGCCCTGCGGCACCTGGCCGCAACCGGCGACCTGCAATCGGTGCTAATCCAGCACTCCCCGGGTGGACGAACCAGCGACAAGTCTGCGGTCGCCACGTATCTGCTCGACCGTGGGATCGACGTGCCGCCCAACAATGTCGTGTTGACGGCGGGATCCCAGCATGGGCTGGACATCGCGCTGCGGGTGCTGGCGCGCCCCGGGGCGATCATCGCGGTCGAGGAACTCACCTATCCCGGGATCAAGCTGATCGCCGACGACCGCGCCCTGGAACTGGTTTCGTTTCCCTCCGGTCCCGACGGTCCGGATCTCGACGCGCTGGCGGCGCTGTGCTCCACCCGCCCGGTGGTGGCGGTCTACACGATGCCCACGCTGCACAACCCGCTCGGATACGTCATGTCGCGCGAGCAGCGGTCACGCCTGGCCGAGATCACCCGTCGTCACGATTGCGCGGTGATCGAGGACGGCACCTACGCGTTCCTGGAACCCCACAGTGGGCCAACGATGTACACGCTGGCCCCGGAGCGCACTCTGCACGTCGCCGGTCTGTCGAAAAACGTTGCCACCGGACTGCGGTTCGGGTTCGTCGTGGTGCCGGACGAACACATCTCGCGGGCCAAACAGGCGGTGCGAACCTCGAGTTGGGGTACTTCGAGCCTGGTGTCCACACTGGTCACCGGCTGGCTCGCCGACGGCACGGTCACCCGGCTGGAAAAACAGCGCCGCAACGATGCGCGAGAACGCCAGGGGATCACCCGTCGCGCGTTGAAAGGGCTTCAATACCATGCCCATTCCTCGTGCTATTACGGTTGGCTACCGCTACCCGAGAATGTGCGCGGCGACTACGTCGCGCACGAGTTGGCAGACCAAGGCATTCTGGTCTCGACCGCCGAGGCGTTCTGCGTCACAGCACATCCGCCCAATGCACTGCGGCTGGCACTGGGCACACCGTCACTCACCGAACTGGCCAACGCACTGGACCGGGTACGCGAGGTCGTTCTTTCGGCACCGTCGTGA
- a CDS encoding YbhB/YbcL family Raf kinase inhibitor-like protein yields the protein MALLGKLLRGVRSSEHRSPLSGSGFAAPESIVVTSAAFTGGAALPASSAGKGVGDNTSPHLRWDGLPPETRQVVLIIDDVDVPLPRPLLHTVAVIDPTVASVAAGALQPGTPGIRFIRADLGHRGYAGPRPIPGHGVHRYRFHVFAIDQPIPDTVGTAKALLAVMAGHVLARGTLTGTYER from the coding sequence ATGGCATTGCTGGGGAAGCTACTACGCGGAGTTCGATCCAGCGAACATCGCAGCCCGTTGTCCGGAAGTGGCTTTGCTGCGCCGGAATCGATCGTGGTGACCAGCGCGGCCTTCACCGGCGGCGCCGCGCTGCCGGCGTCCAGCGCCGGCAAGGGCGTCGGCGACAACACGTCACCACACCTGCGCTGGGACGGGCTGCCACCCGAAACCCGGCAGGTGGTGCTCATCATCGACGACGTCGATGTGCCGCTGCCCCGACCGCTGTTGCACACGGTCGCGGTGATCGACCCGACGGTGGCCAGTGTCGCGGCGGGCGCGTTGCAGCCGGGAACACCGGGGATTCGATTCATCCGGGCCGACCTGGGTCATCGCGGGTATGCCGGTCCACGACCGATTCCCGGCCACGGGGTACATCGCTACCGCTTCCACGTGTTCGCGATCGACCAGCCGATCCCGGACACCGTCGGAACCGCCAAGGCCCTGCTGGCCGTGATGGCCGGGCATGTACTGGCCCGCGGCACACTCACCGGCACCTACGAGCGGTAG